A genome region from Chengkuizengella sp. SCS-71B includes the following:
- a CDS encoding Hsp20/alpha crystallin family protein, which translates to MSWFSRDYMKDLDHFKQSFQKALKVSEDMVGKINQLFLDGPKTEVFDKGNKVIIILEVPGIQKQKKIDFSVRSTGRSMYLKGFLNQQVKASNYGRFYSERRNEDFTRYIPLPSPVRRRPASIIYKDGLLKMVFEKKRDASENKWYDFHI; encoded by the coding sequence ATGTCCTGGTTTTCACGTGATTATATGAAGGATCTAGATCATTTTAAACAATCTTTTCAAAAAGCATTAAAAGTAAGTGAAGACATGGTTGGGAAAATTAATCAATTATTTTTGGATGGACCTAAAACAGAAGTGTTTGACAAAGGAAATAAAGTCATCATCATTTTAGAAGTGCCAGGTATTCAAAAACAAAAGAAAATTGATTTTTCAGTTCGATCGACAGGGAGAAGTATGTATTTGAAAGGTTTTTTAAATCAGCAAGTTAAAGCAAGCAATTATGGTCGGTTTTATAGCGAGAGAAGAAATGAAGATTTCACAAGATATATTCCATTACCTTCTCCTGTTAGAAGAAGACCTGCATCCATTATATATAAAGATGGGTTATTAAAAATGGTTTTTGAAAAAAAGAGAGATGCTTCTGAAAATAAGTGGTATGACTTCCACATCTAA
- a CDS encoding sporulation protein YjcZ, whose product MSAYGGRKGYGVASGAAIVLVLFILLVIILIAGVYV is encoded by the coding sequence ATGAGCGCTTATGGTGGTAGAAAAGGATATGGGGTTGCGTCTGGTGCTGCGATAGTATTAGTACTTTTTATCCTATTAGTAATTATTTTAATAGCTGGAGTATACGTTTAA
- a CDS encoding sporulation protein YjcZ: MSACGGGYGSGIARSAGIVLVLFILLVIILAAAFAV; this comes from the coding sequence ATGAGTGCATGCGGTGGTGGATACGGATCCGGAATTGCCAGATCTGCTGGTATAGTATTAGTTTTATTCATTCTTTTAGTTATCATTTTAGCAGCAGCTTTCGCAGTATAA
- a CDS encoding sporulation protein YjcZ gives MSAYGCGGYGYGSGLARTATVVLVLFILLVIILAAGIFV, from the coding sequence ATGAGCGCATATGGGTGTGGTGGCTACGGATACGGAAGTGGGTTAGCAAGAACCGCAACTGTAGTGTTAGTTCTATTTATTCTCTTAGTTATCATTTTAGCAGCAGGTATCTTCGTCTAA
- a CDS encoding Fur family transcriptional regulator: MLTIDQVLKMLSEQGFRITEQRKSLIELFVENGSYLTAKDVYKYMSNQYSGLSFDTVYRNLRLMKEVGVIEQFVFEDGIKFKIRCAEESHHHHLICLECEKTYSIHYCPVQYVPELPDQFQIVNHKFELYGFCKDCQN, translated from the coding sequence ATGTTAACTATAGATCAAGTATTAAAAATGTTGTCTGAACAAGGGTTTAGAATTACAGAACAACGCAAATCATTAATTGAACTTTTTGTTGAAAATGGTAGTTATTTAACAGCAAAAGATGTTTATAAATACATGTCTAATCAATATTCAGGACTAAGTTTTGATACAGTTTATCGTAATTTACGACTTATGAAAGAAGTTGGTGTGATTGAACAGTTTGTATTTGAAGATGGGATTAAATTTAAAATACGTTGCGCTGAGGAATCTCACCATCATCACTTAATATGTTTAGAGTGTGAGAAAACTTATTCTATACATTATTGCCCAGTTCAATATGTACCGGAGTTGCCAGATCAATTTCAAATCGTTAATCATAAATTTGAATTGTATGGATTTTGTAAAGATTGTCAAAATTAA
- the yidD gene encoding membrane protein insertion efficiency factor YidD — MTMLKKLWMAPIHFYRKFISPIKPPTCRFYPSCSQYALEAVEKHGVVKGTTLSVKRISKCHPFHPGGVDHVPEK; from the coding sequence ATGACAATGTTGAAAAAGCTATGGATGGCACCTATTCATTTTTATAGGAAATTTATTTCACCAATAAAACCTCCAACGTGTCGTTTTTATCCTTCATGCTCACAATATGCATTAGAAGCAGTTGAAAAACATGGAGTAGTAAAGGGAACAACACTTAGTGTAAAGAGAATTAGTAAATGCCATCCCTTTCACCCTGGTGGTGTTGATCATGTGCCCGAAAAATAA
- the metG gene encoding methionine--tRNA ligase: MSEQKKSFYITTPIYYPSAKLHIGHAYTTVAGDAMARYKRLRGYDVMYLTGTDEHGQKIEKNAKEKGVTPIQFTDEIVSGIKELWKKLDISNDDFIRTTEERHKTIVQKIFAKFVEQDDIYLDQYEGWYCTPCESFYLERQLVDGKCPDCGREVEKIKEESYFFRMSKYADKLLKFYEDNPDFIQPESRKNEMINNFIKPGLEDLAVSRTTFDWGIKVPNNPKHVIYVWIDALSNYITALGYDSENPEKFEKFWPADVHLVGKEIVRFHTIYWPIMLMALDLPLPKKVFAHGWLLMKDGKMSKSKGNVVDPVTLVDRYGLDALRYYLLREVPFGSDGTFTPENFVDRINFDLANDLGNLLNRTIVMIDKYFVGVIPAYQGHVTEFDEQLENTVKESVEEVEQAMEKMEFSVALAAIWKMISFTNKYIDLTQPWLIAKNEEKREELASVMVHLAESLRIAAILLQPFMTQSPKLILKQLGIQSEELTRWESIYTFGQIPKGTIVQKNHPIFPRLEVEKEVEYIASSMSSGTATTQPVIENKKDEKKEKSGEVNEISIDDFAKVELRVAQVIACEPVKKADKLLKLQLDLGYEQRQVVSGIAKHYTCDELVGKKVICVTNLKPVKLRGELSQGMILAASEGDQLTLATVAEGMPNGALVK, encoded by the coding sequence ATGAGTGAACAAAAAAAGAGTTTCTATATTACAACACCAATCTATTATCCAAGTGCTAAGTTACATATAGGACATGCATATACCACCGTAGCAGGAGACGCAATGGCTCGTTATAAACGTTTGCGTGGATATGATGTCATGTATTTAACTGGTACGGATGAACACGGTCAAAAAATAGAAAAAAATGCGAAGGAAAAAGGCGTTACACCCATTCAATTTACGGATGAAATAGTTTCTGGGATTAAAGAACTTTGGAAAAAACTTGATATATCTAATGATGATTTTATTCGAACAACTGAAGAACGACATAAAACAATAGTTCAGAAAATTTTTGCTAAGTTTGTGGAACAAGATGATATTTATCTGGATCAATATGAGGGTTGGTATTGTACTCCTTGTGAATCCTTCTATCTAGAACGTCAATTAGTAGATGGAAAATGTCCAGACTGTGGTCGAGAAGTAGAAAAGATTAAGGAAGAAAGTTATTTTTTCAGAATGAGTAAATATGCAGATAAACTTCTAAAGTTTTATGAGGATAATCCAGATTTTATTCAGCCTGAATCTAGAAAAAACGAAATGATCAATAACTTTATAAAACCTGGTCTTGAAGACTTAGCTGTTTCACGAACGACCTTTGACTGGGGGATTAAAGTACCGAATAATCCTAAACATGTAATTTATGTTTGGATTGACGCTCTGAGCAATTATATCACAGCGTTGGGATATGACTCTGAAAATCCTGAAAAATTTGAAAAGTTTTGGCCAGCAGATGTACATCTTGTAGGGAAGGAAATTGTTCGTTTTCATACGATCTATTGGCCAATTATGTTGATGGCTTTGGATTTACCGTTACCGAAAAAGGTATTTGCACACGGTTGGTTATTGATGAAAGATGGAAAAATGTCAAAATCTAAAGGAAATGTAGTTGATCCAGTAACATTGGTTGATCGTTATGGCTTAGATGCGTTACGTTATTACTTATTGAGAGAGGTGCCATTTGGATCAGATGGAACTTTTACACCTGAGAATTTTGTCGATCGTATTAATTTTGATTTGGCAAATGATTTGGGTAATTTATTAAATCGTACCATTGTCATGATTGATAAGTATTTTGTTGGAGTAATCCCAGCTTATCAAGGTCATGTAACGGAATTTGATGAGCAATTGGAAAACACTGTGAAAGAATCAGTCGAAGAAGTTGAGCAAGCAATGGAAAAAATGGAATTTTCGGTTGCTTTAGCGGCGATTTGGAAAATGATCAGTTTTACAAATAAATATATTGATTTAACCCAGCCTTGGTTGATTGCGAAGAATGAGGAGAAAAGAGAAGAGCTTGCTTCTGTGATGGTACATCTAGCAGAATCATTAAGAATTGCTGCCATTTTACTTCAACCATTTATGACACAATCTCCAAAATTAATTTTAAAACAGCTAGGGATTCAAAGTGAAGAATTAACAAGATGGGAAAGTATTTATACATTTGGACAAATACCTAAGGGAACTATCGTTCAAAAAAACCATCCTATCTTTCCAAGACTAGAAGTTGAGAAGGAAGTAGAATACATTGCAAGTTCAATGAGCAGTGGAACTGCAACGACTCAACCAGTTATAGAAAATAAAAAAGATGAAAAGAAAGAAAAAAGTGGAGAGGTAAATGAAATTTCTATAGATGATTTTGCAAAAGTAGAGCTTAGAGTCGCCCAAGTTATAGCTTGTGAACCTGTTAAAAAGGCAGATAAATTATTAAAACTTCAATTAGATTTGGGTTATGAACAGCGTCAGGTCGTTTCTGGAATAGCAAAACATTACACATGTGATGAACTAGTAGGGAAAAAAGTGATCTGTGTAACCAATTTAAAACCAGTTAAACTTAGAGGGGAACTTTCACAAGGGATGATACTAGCTGCTTCAGAAGGCGATCAATTAACTTTAGCTACAGTGGCTGAAGGTATGCCAAATGGAGCTTTAGTTAAGTAG
- a CDS encoding MFS transporter, with product MSTSKDINKLKSFTFLFYMGMGIIVPFLPLYFEEVGYSKIQIGTLLGVGPVAGIVSNILWGVISDRFQTVKKVLAILIFGQIVMLFWLWQVDQFSITVIVILFFFFFQNPVISLTDSLILATTQGTKSSSYAGVRVWGSLGFSFSALVMGWILSRSGMDKTIFLLIITTCVAFVLAFGLKDRKGSVKKMEFSGIYKMLQSKELLWFLLLVFVISVSHRTNDHFISLYLIELGTDEKWIGWSPTVAALSEIPVFLILSKYGHRYKELPLLAIAGLSYALRYVLTAYLDNSYMIIAVQALHSLSFGIFLITALRYLSGLIPEEYRSTGLAVFTVIWAGIAGMSSGMLGGWIYNQYGGETLYYLAALLGFISSIGFLGTHWYRLRIRT from the coding sequence ATGAGCACTTCTAAAGATATTAATAAATTAAAATCATTTACTTTTTTATTTTATATGGGAATGGGAATTATTGTTCCTTTCCTTCCTTTATATTTTGAAGAAGTGGGATATTCAAAGATTCAAATTGGAACACTATTGGGTGTTGGTCCTGTGGCAGGAATCGTGTCCAATATTCTATGGGGAGTCATTAGTGATCGATTCCAAACGGTTAAGAAGGTACTCGCAATTCTTATATTTGGACAAATTGTGATGTTATTTTGGTTATGGCAGGTTGATCAATTCTCGATTACTGTAATTGTTATTTTATTTTTCTTTTTCTTTCAAAACCCAGTAATCTCTTTAACCGATAGCCTTATACTCGCTACCACACAAGGTACTAAATCGAGTAGTTATGCAGGAGTTAGAGTATGGGGTTCTTTAGGCTTTTCTTTTTCAGCACTGGTTATGGGGTGGATATTATCTAGATCTGGTATGGATAAAACGATATTTTTATTAATCATTACTACATGTGTTGCGTTTGTTCTTGCCTTTGGATTAAAGGATCGTAAAGGATCTGTCAAAAAAATGGAATTTTCGGGAATTTATAAAATGCTTCAGTCAAAAGAGCTGTTATGGTTCTTATTATTAGTTTTTGTTATTTCTGTGTCACATCGTACAAACGATCATTTTATATCTCTTTACTTAATAGAGTTGGGAACGGATGAAAAGTGGATCGGCTGGTCACCAACGGTTGCAGCTTTAAGTGAAATTCCTGTATTTTTAATATTAAGCAAATATGGACATCGATATAAAGAGCTGCCATTGCTTGCTATAGCAGGACTATCTTATGCATTAAGGTATGTTTTAACTGCTTATTTAGACAATTCTTATATGATTATTGCTGTTCAAGCGCTGCATAGTCTTTCTTTTGGTATATTCTTAATTACTGCTTTGCGTTATTTATCTGGCTTAATACCAGAGGAATATCGTTCAACTGGCTTAGCTGTTTTCACTGTGATTTGGGCAGGAATAGCAGGGATGAGCAGTGGTATGCTGGGAGGATGGATTTATAATCAATATGGTGGGGAAACACTTTATTATTTAGCTGCTTTGTTAGGTTTTATTTCAAGTATCGGATTTTTAGGTACTCATTGGTACAGATTAAGAATAAGAACTTAA
- a CDS encoding metal ABC transporter substrate-binding protein, protein MFKKFNILFSTFLVLSILLIGCTSSSSETEDKIDIVTTFYPLYDFAKKIGGEYVNVQNLVPTGVEPHDWTPKTRDMIKITEADMFIYNGLGFENWIENFFSSFEANLSIELVEASLGAHLLDDENDLEEEVREGDEHDHGLNDPHIWLSPVQAKTLAENIKQGLINIDPKHKDEYEERFLELSARLDELHVKYKDVLENVSKKEFVVSHQAFGYLAYEYGLTQKSIMGLSSDAEPTIQDYKNISVYIKENNIQYILFEELASPKLTDTLAKELNIKTLVLNPLEGLTKEQASNGEDYFTIMESNLTSLKKALQ, encoded by the coding sequence TTGTTTAAGAAATTCAATATATTATTTAGTACCTTTCTTGTTCTGTCTATTTTATTAATAGGCTGCACTTCAAGTAGTTCAGAAACTGAAGATAAAATTGACATTGTAACTACTTTCTACCCTTTATATGACTTTGCCAAAAAAATAGGTGGAGAATATGTAAATGTTCAAAATTTAGTCCCAACTGGTGTTGAACCACATGATTGGACACCAAAAACAAGAGATATGATAAAAATCACTGAAGCGGACATGTTTATTTATAATGGATTAGGATTTGAGAATTGGATCGAAAACTTTTTTTCTTCCTTTGAAGCCAATTTGAGCATAGAATTAGTGGAGGCAAGTTTAGGAGCCCATCTACTTGATGATGAAAATGACCTCGAAGAAGAAGTTCGTGAAGGTGACGAACATGATCATGGTCTTAATGACCCACATATTTGGTTAAGCCCAGTTCAAGCAAAAACGCTTGCTGAAAATATTAAACAAGGGTTAATAAACATAGATCCTAAACATAAAGATGAATATGAGGAAAGGTTTTTAGAACTTTCAGCAAGATTGGATGAACTTCACGTGAAATATAAAGATGTGTTGGAGAATGTATCAAAAAAAGAATTTGTAGTTTCTCATCAAGCTTTTGGATATTTAGCATATGAATATGGTTTAACTCAAAAATCCATTATGGGTTTATCATCTGATGCGGAACCTACGATTCAGGATTACAAAAATATTTCAGTATATATAAAAGAAAATAATATTCAGTATATTTTATTTGAAGAATTAGCTTCACCTAAATTAACAGATACTTTAGCTAAAGAATTAAATATTAAAACACTTGTTCTGAATCCATTAGAAGGATTAACAAAGGAACAGGCATCAAATGGTGAAGATTATTTTACAATTATGGAAAGTAATTTGACAAGCTTGAAGAAAGCTCTACAATAA
- a CDS encoding cytochrome c biogenesis CcdA family protein: MMELNIWVAFWAGLASFISPCCLPLYPSYISYITGISVSNLKSKHNKEIRFKTMIHTLFFILGFSAVYYTLGLSAGILAEIFSGYDELLSQIAGLLIIVMGLFLLGIFKPQLLMKEIKFKWASKPAGYLGTFLIGIGFAAGWSPCVGPILGSIVALAATEPGIWFELITAYTLGFAIPFFIMAFFIGSTKWILKHTNTIMKIGGAMMIMIGILLFTGQMTRITIWLNSITPSWLQF; encoded by the coding sequence ATTATGGAGCTTAACATCTGGGTAGCATTTTGGGCGGGATTAGCTTCATTTATATCCCCCTGCTGTCTTCCATTATACCCATCATATATTTCTTATATTACTGGAATATCGGTTAGTAATTTAAAATCTAAACATAATAAAGAAATACGATTTAAAACGATGATTCATACTTTATTCTTTATATTAGGTTTTTCTGCGGTTTATTATACATTAGGATTATCAGCAGGTATACTTGCTGAAATCTTTAGTGGATATGATGAGCTTCTTAGTCAGATCGCTGGTTTACTGATTATCGTTATGGGATTATTTTTGCTTGGGATTTTTAAACCACAGTTATTAATGAAAGAAATTAAATTTAAATGGGCATCTAAACCAGCAGGTTACTTAGGCACTTTTTTAATTGGTATAGGTTTTGCTGCAGGATGGTCTCCTTGTGTAGGTCCGATCTTAGGTTCAATTGTTGCATTAGCTGCTACTGAGCCTGGAATATGGTTTGAATTGATTACTGCATATACACTTGGATTTGCGATCCCATTTTTCATTATGGCATTTTTTATAGGTTCTACAAAATGGATCTTAAAACACACAAATACTATCATGAAAATTGGTGGAGCTATGATGATTATGATAGGTATTTTACTTTTTACGGGTCAAATGACTAGAATTACAATTTGGTTAAATAGTATTACTCCAAGCTGGTTACAATTTTAG
- the mntR gene encoding transcriptional regulator MntR gives MATPSMEDYLERIYILIDEKGYARVSDIAEGLEVHPSSVTKMIQKLDKDQYLIYEKYRGLILTSKGKKIGKRLVARHHLLEKFLSTIGVQEENIYDDVEGIEHHLSWDSITCIEALLEYFDRNPQQVEKLNKIREELNTEED, from the coding sequence TTGGCCACACCCAGTATGGAGGATTATCTCGAACGAATTTACATATTAATAGATGAAAAGGGTTATGCAAGAGTATCGGATATTGCAGAGGGGCTAGAGGTTCATCCATCATCAGTTACTAAAATGATACAGAAATTAGATAAAGATCAATATCTTATATATGAGAAATATAGAGGATTAATTTTGACCTCAAAAGGCAAAAAAATTGGAAAGCGATTGGTGGCTCGTCATCATCTACTTGAAAAATTTCTAAGTACGATAGGGGTTCAAGAAGAAAATATATACGATGATGTTGAAGGAATCGAACATCATTTAAGTTGGGATTCAATCACATGTATTGAAGCACTGCTAGAATATTTTGACCGTAACCCTCAGCAAGTTGAAAAATTAAATAAGATTCGTGAAGAACTGAATACGGAAGAGGATTAA
- a CDS encoding patatin-like phospholipase family protein, with amino-acid sequence MKVNAVFEGGGVKAIGLAGAVKSVEDHNITFNQVAGTSSGAIVASLIAAGYTSKELKELVMSTPFASVVKKTWVHHILYIGPAIRVFFKKGLYSGDPLEDWIDQKLKIKGVSTFGDLKPNQLRIIASDITRGRILVLPDDIKQYGLDPSRLSISKAIRMSTAIPFYFDPIKLKKLRDKQTFYIVDGGVLSNYPLWLFDKEARERGIQIKIPTLGFRLVGKHSNVPRKIIGPLSMFQALFSTMMDAHDEKFIEDHKKFNTIKIPTLGVRTTDFKISQKARNRLFESGYQAAERYLDRWSYSEYLKHYEQYFEYL; translated from the coding sequence ATGAAGGTAAATGCTGTTTTTGAGGGCGGTGGTGTGAAAGCTATTGGTTTAGCTGGAGCAGTGAAATCTGTTGAAGATCATAATATAACTTTTAATCAAGTTGCAGGAACTTCTTCAGGCGCTATTGTGGCATCATTAATCGCAGCAGGTTATACATCAAAGGAATTAAAGGAATTGGTGATGTCTACTCCTTTTGCTTCTGTAGTCAAAAAAACTTGGGTGCACCATATTTTATATATCGGTCCTGCAATTCGTGTGTTTTTTAAAAAAGGACTATACTCTGGAGATCCCTTAGAGGATTGGATTGATCAGAAACTAAAAATCAAAGGGGTAAGTACCTTTGGAGATCTAAAACCAAATCAATTACGTATTATTGCTTCAGATATTACAAGAGGCAGAATATTAGTGTTACCAGATGATATTAAGCAGTATGGTTTAGATCCGAGTCGCTTAAGTATTTCAAAAGCTATTCGAATGAGTACTGCGATTCCTTTTTATTTTGATCCAATTAAACTGAAAAAACTTCGTGATAAGCAAACATTTTACATTGTAGATGGTGGAGTATTAAGTAATTATCCATTGTGGTTATTTGATAAAGAAGCTAGAGAGAGGGGGATTCAAATCAAAATACCGACTTTAGGCTTTAGGTTGGTAGGAAAGCATAGTAATGTCCCTAGAAAAATAATAGGACCCCTCAGTATGTTTCAAGCTTTATTTTCAACTATGATGGATGCTCATGACGAAAAATTTATAGAAGATCATAAAAAGTTTAATACAATTAAAATACCTACATTAGGTGTGAGAACAACAGATTTTAAAATATCACAAAAAGCTCGTAATCGTTTATTTGAATCTGGTTATCAAGCAGCTGAGAGATACTTAGATAGATGGTCTTATTCAGAATATCTCAAACACTATGAACAATATTTTGAGTATTTATAA
- a CDS encoding DUF1385 domain-containing protein, with protein MSQENRGIYGGQAVIEGVMFAGKTVNVTAVRRQSNKEIDFFSVPKQEKKWLQTLKKIPLLRGMVGIVEASAKGALHLNFSAEVFAEEEGEEVEKEKKKGLSNSLTMILGVAVVGVLSFLFGKFVFTLLPVFIEAGLFGRIAPENEVLHTFIEGIIKMMLLLGYIYVISFTPIIKRLFQYHGAEHKVISAYENNEELTVKNVQKYSTLHYRCGSSFMVFTVILGVIIYSIFALFVPYDSYWPYNELWGRVIQRLVLLPLVIGVSYEVLRFTNSLREVPVLRYLGYPGLMLQKLTTKQPTDDQVEVSIASFKHMLELDQKNGNIENRMIV; from the coding sequence TTGTCACAAGAAAATCGTGGGATATATGGAGGACAAGCGGTTATAGAAGGCGTAATGTTTGCTGGAAAAACCGTAAATGTAACAGCTGTTCGTAGACAAAGCAATAAGGAAATTGACTTTTTCTCAGTACCTAAACAAGAGAAAAAATGGCTACAAACTTTAAAAAAAATTCCGTTATTGCGAGGAATGGTAGGCATCGTAGAAGCAAGTGCCAAGGGGGCACTTCATCTTAATTTTTCAGCTGAAGTATTTGCCGAAGAAGAAGGAGAAGAAGTAGAGAAAGAAAAGAAAAAAGGACTTTCTAACTCTTTAACCATGATTCTTGGTGTTGCTGTCGTTGGTGTATTATCCTTTCTTTTTGGAAAATTTGTTTTTACATTGCTACCTGTTTTTATTGAGGCTGGTTTATTTGGAAGGATTGCTCCTGAAAATGAAGTTTTACACACTTTTATAGAGGGAATTATTAAAATGATGCTCCTGCTGGGTTATATATATGTTATTTCCTTTACACCAATCATTAAAAGGTTGTTTCAATATCATGGCGCAGAGCATAAAGTCATTAGTGCTTATGAAAACAATGAGGAATTAACAGTAAAAAATGTTCAAAAGTATAGTACTTTGCACTATCGTTGTGGAAGTAGTTTTATGGTATTTACTGTTATTTTAGGGGTCATCATTTATTCCATTTTTGCCTTATTTGTACCTTATGACTCATACTGGCCATATAATGAATTATGGGGACGTGTCATTCAACGCCTTGTTTTATTACCTCTTGTAATTGGTGTTTCCTATGAGGTTTTACGTTTTACAAACTCATTACGTGAAGTTCCGGTATTACGTTACCTTGGTTATCCAGGACTTATGCTTCAAAAGTTAACAACAAAGCAACCAACAGATGATCAAGTAGAAGTCTCCATAGCATCATTTAAACACATGTTAGAACTAGATCAAAAAAATGGTAATATTGAAAATAGAATGATTGTGTAA
- a CDS encoding YqhR family membrane protein, with product MSAQKKNKKRTNRFLFALNLGFFAGLIWGAIHKGFYYLSFTKITSSFLAEPFFKHDFLNTWSGFFIGWLFFILFSIFSSFIYTFLFSKVKGAWLGLVYGLFWWANIYLWIGPLTGMMEWINKLDLNSIITGVCFFLLWGIFIGYTIAIEFTNEQNREAFNHIKEK from the coding sequence ATGAGTGCACAGAAAAAAAACAAGAAACGAACAAACCGTTTTTTATTTGCTTTAAACTTAGGTTTTTTTGCTGGATTGATATGGGGAGCAATACATAAAGGTTTCTATTATTTATCCTTCACTAAAATCACTTCTTCATTCTTAGCTGAACCATTTTTCAAACATGATTTTCTCAATACATGGTCTGGGTTTTTTATAGGGTGGTTGTTTTTTATTTTGTTTTCTATTTTTAGTTCATTTATATATACTTTTTTATTCAGTAAAGTGAAAGGTGCATGGTTAGGCCTAGTTTACGGACTGTTTTGGTGGGCAAATATATATTTGTGGATTGGTCCATTAACAGGAATGATGGAGTGGATTAATAAATTGGACTTGAATTCAATCATAACAGGGGTGTGCTTCTTTTTATTGTGGGGCATTTTTATCGGGTATACCATTGCAATCGAATTTACAAATGAACAGAATAGAGAAGCGTTTAATCATATCAAAGAAAAGTAA
- the aroQ gene encoding type II 3-dehydroquinate dehydratase, producing MKKILILNGPNINMLGIREPGVYGSQSLANIEENLNALAEVLLVELVFFQSNHEGEIIDQIHKAFGNMNGILINPAAFTHYSYAIRDAISAVNIPTVEVHLSNIHQRESFRHQSVIAPVVIGQISGFGAYSYELGLRALHNKLIEKR from the coding sequence TTGAAAAAAATATTAATATTAAATGGACCAAATATCAATATGCTTGGTATTCGAGAGCCTGGAGTTTATGGGTCACAATCGTTAGCTAATATTGAGGAAAATTTGAATGCTTTAGCAGAAGTTTTACTAGTGGAGTTGGTTTTTTTTCAGTCTAATCATGAAGGTGAAATTATAGATCAAATACATAAGGCCTTTGGAAACATGAATGGAATATTGATTAACCCAGCAGCCTTTACCCATTATAGCTATGCAATTAGGGATGCAATTAGTGCAGTAAATATTCCTACCGTTGAAGTACATTTATCCAACATACATCAAAGGGAGTCCTTCAGACATCAATCAGTAATCGCTCCTGTAGTTATTGGTCAAATTTCAGGTTTTGGAGCTTATAGCTATGAATTAGGCTTAAGGGCTTTGCACAATAAATTAATTGAGAAAAGGTGA